The DNA window CTTTCGTGAGCGCGCTCGCTCGTTGGTTGCGGAGATCGAATCTTGCGCCGTGCTGCATCCGGCGGTTGGTGAACGTATTTTGGAGCTGCGCACGCTGATTTACTCACTCGATGCGCGGCACGCCATCCCACAAATCGAGGTGGCGGTGGGCGAAGAAGAAGTGGCGTTGATTTTTCGTCACATCGCGCCACTTTCGGCGCAGGACCAGGCGCGGCTAATTGCTTTCGCTAGCGAAAAATCATCACGATTACGAATTTTTCTTCAACCAGCAGGGCTAGACACTATCACTCCATTATGGCCAAAATCATCCTCTTCCTTGATTTATCGTTTACCACTGTATGAAATTACCATTGCCTTCCGGCCCACCGATTTTACCCAGGTGAATTTGGCGGTAAATCGCGCCATGGTTGAACAGGCCATCAGCCTGCTTGAACCACAACCAGGAGAAGCGGTGCTTGACCTTTATTGTGGCTTGGGTAACTTTAGCCTTCCCTTGGCTCGATGCCAGGCACGAGTCACCGGAGTTGAGGGCGACGCGGGATTGGTCACGCGGGCGCGGGAAAACGCCCGCGATCATGCCTTGGAGGTTGAATTCTTCGTGCATGACTTAAATCAAGGTTTACCCATGGAACTGTTACGCGCCAATAACGCGCATGGTTTCCCTTATTCCAAGGCATTGCTGGATCCACCACGTAGTGGTGCGGCAGCGGTCCTTCCCGATCTCGCTGCGCTAGAAATTGCACGGATTGTCTATGTCTCCTGCAATCCCGAAACTCTCAGCCGAGATGCAATTGATCTGGTGCGGCGGCATGGTTATCACTTAGAAGCAGCAGGGGTCATAGACATGTTCCCCCACACTGGCCATATGGAATCTATGGCGATATTCTTCGCTGGGTGACAACTTAAGGTTAAGACGCATCCCAATAATATCAACGCGTTAAAACGTAGTGGTCCACAATCCATATTTTGGCCTAATTCTAGATATGCTCAGTTTAGTGTTTAATAGACATTAAATTATTACAAAGTGGCATTGCGACAGGAGTATTTCGTGCCATATAAAAACAATTTTGAATTATTAATCCTTTTTTGGTCTATTTTAGGAATGGGTATAATATTTCCTGCTACGGCAGTGGTTATTACCCATGGAGAATTCGTAGCATCCGATCAATGCACGGCACCTGTTACCTTTCAGGAAGCCGCCGTGAACGAAATTCAATTAGAGCCAGGGCGAGCCTACCGGACTTTAGCCTTGGAACGTCGAAAAGGAGGTTTGGTGCGGATTATTATACCCGAGGCTAGACCACGGGTACGGTGGGCTAAATTGAGCTGCGGAGAGTACCGCGCCGACGAAGGAACGTTACATTTTTCTCCTTTTTTTGATCAGCATGATAACTTGGTATATGTTGATTATCCTCGTAAAATTCGCCAAGACATTACCCCGCCGCCGCCGCCAGTTAATCCCTTGGAAGAACGGTTACTCGCCCTTTGCGGCTATCCTGGCGATTATCCTGAACCAGGAGCTTTCCGTTCTTTAATTGATTCGTCTCCTCAGCTTTTAACTGATTTAAGCGCGGCGCTTTTTTGTCATAACAATCAAGCTGATTGTGAACGCGAAATGATTCTTGATCGGCTAACTGATCTATGGTTCCTCGCAGACGGGTTTCGGCGAGTATTCTGTGGTGAGCCTAATTCTAAGCGAATGGATGGGCCTCATTATCGAGCTGCCTATTTGCAACTCCAGCGTCGCGGTTGGGGTGGATTGATGGCTCCACACAAGGGGCGCGAAGAAATTATCCCGAGATTAATCTATAGCATTGGTATCGAACACGAATGGCATGGCCAACGAGTGCAAACTCCCGTGTCGCCAGGTTATTTTTATACACTGGATGGTGCTAGTTTATTGATTCATGGAACTCGTGGCATTACCCTTCTCGGAGCGCCTGACACTAAGCAAGCATGCCGTTATACATTCAAAGTCGCAAATGAATCGAAAAATACTAATAAAATTCTTTTTAATAGTGTGGTGATCGGTAAGGATGGTGGCTTGAAAACTTTCTATCCAACAGTATTGGCAGATCGCACCCTGCGGCCTTGTGAGGAGTGACACTCCTCTGCTAACCGGTCAACTTTTTTTAAACTCCACGCTGGGGTGCGGATTGAAACAAACACACAGACAAATAAACATAATAAATTGTTGGATAAACAAACAATTCCATTAAAAAAGATGTGAGCAGTCCACCCACCATTGGCGCCGCGATTCGCTTCATGAGGTCCGCTCCGGTCCCGACCGACCACATGATAGGCAGCAAACCAAGCATCGCGGCGCAAACGGTCATCGCCTTTGGGCGCATGCGTTTCACCGCGCCATGGATGATGGCTGCGACGAGATCCTCCCTGGTATGCAATAGTCCCTTCTTTTTATGTTCATCGTAGGAAAGATCCAAAAAGAGCAGCATGAAAACACCGGTCTCGGCGTCGAGGCCCATCAGCGCGATCATGCCGACCCAGACTGCAATGGAGACGTTATATCCCAGCGCCCACAATAGCCAGACGGCCCCGACCGCTGAAAACGGCACTGCAAGCATCACCACGCTTGCTTTGAAGACCGAACGGGTATTCAGGTAGAGCAAGCCGAAAATAAGCACCAGCGTGAGCGGCAGGATCAACTTTAGCCGCTCGCGCACCCGCTCCATGTTTTCGTATTGGCCGCTCCAGGTCAGGGAATAGCCGGTCGGTATCTTAACCCTGGCAGCGACCGCCAGTTTCGCCTGCTCGACGTAGCTGCCGACATCGACCTTCGCAGTATCGAAATCAACGTAGACGTAGCCGGCAAGCAATCCGTTTTCGTTGCGAATCATCGCTGGCCCCTGGGTGAGCACGAGGTCGGCGATAGCGCTCATCGGGATCTGTCCCGCGCCGCCCGGCAAGGGCAGCAACACGCGCCGCAGCGACTGTAAATCCTCACGGTAGGCTCGGGCGTAACGCACGTTGATACCGTAACGTTCTCGCCCCTCAATAGTTGTGCCTTGGTTTTCTCCGCCAACTGCGGTCATCACCAATGTGTTCGCGTCGTCAACGCTGAGGCCATAACGGGCAAGTTCCGTGCGTTTGAGAATAAAATCGAGGAAATAGCCGCCGGCGACACGCTCGGCATAGGCATTGCGCGTGCTTGGCAGCTTCACGATCGCCGCCTCCGTCTCCTTGGCGATACGCTCGATAATGGCAAGATCCGCGCCCATAATCTTGATGCCGACTGGCGTGCGGATGCCGGTCGAGAGCATGTCAAGCCGTCCCTTGATCGGCATGGTCCAAGCGTTGGCGATTCCGGGCAACTGCAATGCGGTGTTCATCTGGCTTTCCAGCTCCTCCTGCGTGATCCGGTCGTTCCAGAAAGGACGCAGCATTGATTTCAACCACTCCGGTGCCCACGGCGAGTACCACTGCGGTACTGCGCGCCATTGGCTTTCTGGCTTGAGCACGATGGTCGTTTCCATCATCGTGAAGGGGGCAGGGTCGGTTGCGGTGTTTGCCCTTCCCGCTTTGCCAAAGACGCGCTCGACCTCGGGAAAGGTCATCAAAATTTTGTCCTGAACCTGGAGCGCCTTGCGCGCCTCGGCGATGGACATGCCCGGCTCAACCGCTGAGGGCATGTAGAGAATGGTTCCTTCGCGCAAGGGTGGCATGAATTCTGACCCCAATTGAAGGTAAACCGGAATGGTCGAGAATACGATCAATACTGCTATGGTGATGGTCGCTTTCGCATGGTGGATTACAAAACGGCAGGGTTTTTCATAGAGGCGGTGGAGGATTCTGCTGATCGGGTGACGTTCCTCGGCATGATAGGTTCCCACCAGCGCCTGGGTCGCCAGCCACGCGAGAAAACGGGGTCGAAAAGTGCAGGGGTCAATCCGTGCAAAAAGCATCCGCAATGCTGGGTCCAGGGTGATAGCGAGCAACGCCGCGATAGCCATCGCAAAATTTTTGGAAAAAGCGAGCGGGCGAAAAAGTCGCCCTTCCTGGTCAAGCAAAGTGAAAACCGGCAG is part of the Gammaproteobacteria bacterium genome and encodes:
- the rlmD gene encoding 23S rRNA (uracil(1939)-C(5))-methyltransferase RlmD is translated as MSSKIPQEPTRATIDHLTPAGLGIANVGGRRTRIANGLPGEEVEFRYLRRHRGGDDGIAVRIMANSHPERVTPCCPHTGYCGGCSLQHLEHGAQVRLHQAHLEECLAAVGGPTRWLSPITDNAIHGYRRKARLGVKFVDKRDTVLVGFRERARSLVAEIESCAVLHPAVGERILELRTLIYSLDARHAIPQIEVAVGEEEVALIFRHIAPLSAQDQARLIAFASEKSSRLRIFLQPAGLDTITPLWPKSSSSLIYRLPLYEITIAFRPTDFTQVNLAVNRAMVEQAISLLEPQPGEAVLDLYCGLGNFSLPLARCQARVTGVEGDAGLVTRARENARDHALEVEFFVHDLNQGLPMELLRANNAHGFPYSKALLDPPRSGAAAVLPDLAALEIARIVYVSCNPETLSRDAIDLVRRHGYHLEAAGVIDMFPHTGHMESMAIFFAG
- a CDS encoding hypothetical protein (Evidence 5 : Unknown function), coding for MPYKNNFELLILFWSILGMGIIFPATAVVITHGEFVASDQCTAPVTFQEAAVNEIQLEPGRAYRTLALERRKGGLVRIIIPEARPRVRWAKLSCGEYRADEGTLHFSPFFDQHDNLVYVDYPRKIRQDITPPPPPVNPLEERLLALCGYPGDYPEPGAFRSLIDSSPQLLTDLSAALFCHNNQADCEREMILDRLTDLWFLADGFRRVFCGEPNSKRMDGPHYRAAYLQLQRRGWGGLMAPHKGREEIIPRLIYSIGIEHEWHGQRVQTPVSPGYFYTLDGASLLIHGTRGITLLGAPDTKQACRYTFKVANESKNTNKILFNSVVIGKDGGLKTFYPTVLADRTLRPCEE
- the cusA gene encoding copper/silver export system RND permease; the protein is MIRHIIRFSAENRYLIIVASIVLLFVAWWSIQNISLDALPDLSDTQVIVYSRWDRSPDIIEDQVTYPITTALLGAPRVKAIRGFSDFGFSYVYVIFEDGTDIYWARSRILEYLSKITAQLPAGVKTELGPDATSVGWVFQYALVDESGAHASDELRSYQDWFLRYAIQSVPGVAEVATVGGQTRQYQVTVNPNSLAAYKLSLDTVINAVRKGNNDVGGRLVELAGREYMVRGRGYIKSIHDIENLALKSEGGTPVMVKDVATVALGPEMRRGIADYNGVGEVVGGIVVMRQGENALHVIDRVKAKIKELQSSLPTGVEVITTYDRSELIERAINTVTDKLIEEIIVVSIVILIFLWHFPSAIIPIVTIPVSVAFSFILMKLFGFNVNLMSMAGIAISIGVLVDGAIVEVENAYNKIHHWIQDGRPGDFYQVRLAALMEVGPSVFYSLLIIAVAFLPVFTLLDQEGRLFRPLAFSKNFAMAIAALLAITLDPALRMLFARIDPCTFRPRFLAWLATQALVGTYHAEERHPISRILHRLYEKPCRFVIHHAKATITIAVLIVFSTIPVYLQLGSEFMPPLREGTILYMPSAVEPGMSIAEARKALQVQDKILMTFPEVERVFGKAGRANTATDPAPFTMMETTIVLKPESQWRAVPQWYSPWAPEWLKSMLRPFWNDRITQEELESQMNTALQLPGIANAWTMPIKGRLDMLSTGIRTPVGIKIMGADLAIIERIAKETEAAIVKLPSTRNAYAERVAGGYFLDFILKRTELARYGLSVDDANTLVMTAVGGENQGTTIEGRERYGINVRYARAYREDLQSLRRVLLPLPGGAGQIPMSAIADLVLTQGPAMIRNENGLLAGYVYVDFDTAKVDVGSYVEQAKLAVAARVKIPTGYSLTWSGQYENMERVRERLKLILPLTLVLIFGLLYLNTRSVFKASVVMLAVPFSAVGAVWLLWALGYNVSIAVWVGMIALMGLDAETGVFMLLFLDLSYDEHKKKGLLHTREDLVAAIIHGAVKRMRPKAMTVCAAMLGLLPIMWSVGTGADLMKRIAAPMVGGLLTSFLMELFVYPTIYYVYLSVCLFQSAPQRGV
- a CDS encoding hypothetical protein (Evidence 5 : Unknown function), which codes for MARSTAVVLAVGTGVVEINAASFLERPDHAGGAGKPDEHRIAVARNRQRLDHADQGTA